From one Pseudomonas sp. B21-048 genomic stretch:
- a CDS encoding IS5 family transposase (programmed frameshift), which yields MVKRYEIPDAAWELVADLFEQPRRNGRPRADDRLMLNGVLWVLCSGAAWRDMPERFGPWSTVYQRFRDWRNQGTFDLMLRRLHIKLNEQGLIDLETWMIDSTAARATRASSGAGKRGPDEPSDHALGRSRGGLTTKIHMLCDANGIPLRFLLSGGQASDISYAQPLLDEAYIPSLRGRPRKRCRWLLADKGYDAEALRRYCDRYRMQPVIPLRSMKRKPKPGLPRLFDRPKYRQRNIIERMFGWLKENRRIITRFDKLAKSYAAMVSLACAMRCLRHYFSYSA from the exons ATGGTGAAACGGTACGAAATTCCCGATGCAGCCTGGGAGCTGGTTGCTGACCTCTTTGAACAACCCCGGCGCAATGGTCGGCCGAGAGCCGATGATCGTTTGATGCTCAATGGCGTGCTCTGGGTGCTTTGCTCAGGCGCCGCATGGCGCGACATGCCCGAGCGCTTCGGGCCCTGGTCAACGGTCTACCAACGGTTTCGGGATTGGCGTAACCAAGGAACGTTCGACCTGATGCTCAGGCGGCTGCACATTAAGCTGAACGAGCAAGGATTGATCGACCTGGAAACATGGATGATCGATTCCACAGCTGCACGCGCAACCCGAGCTTCATCAGGCGCCGGG AAAAGGGGGCCTGATGAACCTTCAGACCATGCGCTAGGCCGCAGTCGCGGAGGCCTGACGACCAAGATTCATATGCTTTGCGACGCCAACGGCATACCGCTGCGTTTTCTACTTTCGGGCGGACAAGCCAGTGATATCTCGTATGCCCAGCCACTGCTCGATGAAGCCTATATCCCCAGTTTGCGCGGTCGTCCTCGCAAACGATGTCGCTGGCTTTTGGCCGACAAAGGCTACGATGCTGAGGCTCTGCGTCGCTACTGTGACCGTTACCGGATGCAGCCGGTAATCCCTCTGCGATCCATGAAACGCAAACCCAAGCCCGGTTTGCCTCGCTTGTTTGATCGGCCAAAATACCGGCAGCGCAACATCATCGAGCGCATGTTCGGCTGGCTGAAAGAAAACCGCCGCATCATCACACGCTTCGACAAGCTCGCGAAAAGTTATGCTGCGATGGTCTCGTTAGCTTGTGCTATGCGGTGTTTGCGACATTACTTTTCGTACAGTGCCTAG